One Solanum lycopersicum chromosome 2, SLM_r2.1 genomic region harbors:
- the LOC109119456 gene encoding uncharacterized protein: MSQRDLNLRQRRWIELLKDYDVSILYHPGKANVVADALRRKAVSMGSLAFLSIKERPLALDIQFLANSMVQLDISGSRRVLAYKAVQSSLHYRICGCQFEDKDLVALRDRVLASDGDQDTLDPDGVLRFVGCICVPRIGDLIQLILFEAHEF; the protein is encoded by the coding sequence ATGAGCCAGAGGGACCTTAATTTGAGGCAACGTCGTTGGATTGAGCtcttgaaggactatgatgtctCTATTCTGTATCATCCGGGCAAGGCGAATGTGGTAGCAGACGCCTTGAGACGAAAGGCAGTgagtatgggtagtctagccTTCTTATCTATAAAAGAGAGACCCTTGGCTTTGGACATTCAGTTTTTAGCCAATAGCATGGTACAGTTAGATATCTCAGGTTCTAGACGCGTCTTGGCTTATAAGGCAGTTCAGTCTTCTTTGCATTATAGGATCTGTGGTTGTCAGTTTGAGGATAAAGACTTGGTGGCCCTTAGAGATCGAGTGTTAGCGAGTGATGGTGATCAGGATACCTTAGATCCTGATGGAGTGTTGAGATTCGTCGGTTGCATCTGTGTCCCGAGAATTGGGGATTTGATACAGTTGATACTTTTTGAGGCCCATGAGTTTTAG
- the LOC138342024 gene encoding uncharacterized protein, producing the protein MVRGTAENGYSCVPAFFYMFETLNVGSSYSIMVNKDRHRFVYYFLAFGACIKGFSHTRKVMEVDGTHLHGRYEGMLLRVVAQDTENHVCPIAFCVVDKENDASWTFFFEKLKEIVFNEPDLCFLSHRHKSITNGIANVYNRAHHRYCMRHLGENLRVNHHCGDCLYLYYNAAKAYSLEEFDNHFVEFKNKCPAAAVVLEYDIGFEKWSRGHFRGNRFDVITTNIAESSMLC; encoded by the coding sequence ATGGTCCGAGGGACAGCGGAGAATGGATATTCATGTGTACCAGCTTTTTTCTACATGTTTGAGACACTTAATGTTGGTTCTAGCTATTCTATCATGGTAAACAAGGATCGTCATAGGTTTGTGTATTATTTTTTGGCCTTCGGTGCTTGCATTAAGGGATTTTCCCACACGAGAAAGGTAATGGAGGTTGATGGCACTCATTTACATGGTAGATACGAGGGCATGTTGTTGAGAGTTGTTGCACAAGATACGGAGAATCATGTATGTCCAATTGCCTTTTGTGTGGTGGACAAAGAGAATGATGCATCTTGGACATTCTTCTTTGAGAAGTTAAAGGAGATTGTGTTCAATGAACCAGACTTGTGTTTTCTCTCACATAGACACAAGAGTATCACCAACGGCATTGCGAACGTTTACAATCGTGCTCACCACAGATATTGTATGAGGCACCTCGGTGAAAATCTCCGCGTAAATCATCATTGTGGAGATTGCCTTTATCTTTACTACAATGCGGCAAAGGCTTATTCTTTGGAAGAGTTTGACAATCATTTTGtcgaattcaagaacaaatgTCCCGCAGCAGCCGTTGTTCTTGAGTATGATATAGGTTTTGAGAAGTGGAGCAGGGGACATTTTCGTGGCAATAGATTTGATGTGATAACCACAAATATCGCTGAGTCATCAATGCTATGTTGA
- the LOC101262464 gene encoding protein MALE DISCOVERER 2 isoform X1: protein MVLLAMGGRWNTYGFKLSYLALLIILYDVHGCSSLNSEGLALLGLRSKVDCDPYGVLANWNPDHCDPCMWFGVQCLEGKVQMLDLHGLSLEGTLAPELGNLTHLKSIVLSENNFFGAIPKEFGRLQRLEVLDLTDNNLSGRIPAEIGNLYALRSLLIRKNNLEGKIPFEIGKLRLLSELQFDEVLIPAAGGTCCLHRKFAHCICHGSLIPLKTIDSFIGPLKGTLLRYFTLFSRQLESGTLDNQTGYSSDNLPTGSTRPHIIHTIQNQANIARRKLVEQSSNLAAVPANGGKPLGPIASVPRPRGSGSFRAVPNTQGTPPTPLPASQRQPEFQPKPNPMGQSSSVKQPTNRQAPPAQKSGDTWKYIVGGFGFFLLIAAVVVFLVYRSRAAKTIGPWKTGLSGQLQKAFVTGVPKLNRSELETACEDFSNIISSYDAYIIYKGTLSSGVEIAVASTTLTSLEDWSESSEMAFRKKIDTLSRVNHKNFVNLIGYCEEDEPFTRMMVFEYAPNGTLSEHLHVKETDPLDWSARVRAIMGTAYCLQYMHDLNPPVPHSSLNSNAIFLTDDYAAKITEIDFWSELIAKSKDSRDDLENSELPALADPETNIYSFGILLLEIISGKSPYSEEQGSLLNWAEQYLKDKTNVSSLVDPTLKSFKNNELMAICVVIEECLEENIRKRPTISEVIAKLRETIDISPDAAVPRLSPLWWAELELLSSEAA from the exons ATGGTTCTGCTAGCAATGGGTGGTAGATGGAATACTTATGGATTCAAGTTATCATATCTTGCACTTCTGATCATTCTTTATGACGTTCACGGATGTAGCTCACTCAATTCTGAAG GATTGGCATTGTTGGGACTACGATCAAAAGTTGATTGTGATCCATACGGAGTTCTTGCAAACTGGAATCCTGATCATTGTGACCCATGTATGTGGTTTGGAGTACAGTGTCTGGAGGGCAAAGTGCAAATGTT GGATCTTCATGGACTTTCTTTGGAAGGCACATTGGCACCAGAGCTTGGGAATCTCACTCACTTAAAATCAAT TGTGCTGtcagaaaacaatttttttggtgcCATTCCAAAAGAATTTGGACGACTTCAAAGGTTGGAAGTGCTTGACTTGACAGATAATAATTTGAGTGGGAGAATTCCAGCAGAAATAGGAAACCTGTATGCGCTAAGAAGCTT GTTGATTCGTAAAAACAACTTGGAAGGAAAAATTCCATTTGAAATTGGGAAGCTTCGTTTGCTCTCCGAATTGCAATTTGACGAAGTACTCATCCCTGCTGCTGGTGGAACATGCTGTTTACATAGAAAATTTGCACACTG CATCTGTCATGGCAGTCTGATACCATTAAAAACCATAGACTCCTTCATCGGACCACTTAAAGGGACACTTCTGCGTTATTTCACTCT GTTCTCCAGACAACTTGAAAGTGGCACATTGGATAATCAGACAGGGTATTCCTCTGACAACCTACCAA CAGGTTCAACTAGGCCTCACATCATCCATACTATTCAGAACCAGGCGAATATCGCACGCCGCAAGTTAGTTGAACAATCCAGCAACCTTGCTGCTGTTCCTGCCAATGGTGGGAAACCTTTGGGTCCTATTGCTTCAGTGCCAAGACCCAGAGGTAGTGGGTCATTTCGTGCTGTGCCAAATACCCAGGGAACACCTCCTACACCCTTGCCTGCCTCGCAACGACAGCCTGAGTTTCAACCCAAACCAAATCCAATGGGACAGTCAAGTAGTGTTAAACAGCCAACTAATAGACAAGCCCCACCTGCTCAAAAATCTGGTGATACATGGAAGTATATAGTTGGAGGTTTTGGGTTTTTTCTGCTAATTGCTGCTGTAGTTGTGTTCTTAGTTTACAGAAGCAGAGCTGCAAAAACAATAGGCCCTTGGAAGACTGGGTTGAGTGGACAGCTGCAAAAAGCATTTGTCACAG GGGTCCCTAAGCTCAACAGGTCTGAGCTTGAAACAGCATGTGAGGATTTTAGCAATATAATTAGTAGTTATGATGCATATATAATCTACAAGGGAACTCTGTCTAGTGGAGTAGAGATTGCTGTTGCCTCGACTACTCTAACTTCTCTCGAAGATTGGTCTGAGAGTTCAGAAATGGCTTTCAGGAAGAAG ATTGATACACTTTCAAGAGTGAACCACAAAAATTTTGTTAATCTTATTGGATACTGTGAGGAGGATGAACCTTTCACTAGGATGATGGTCTTCGAGTATGCTCCAAATGGAACTCTTTCTGAGCATCTACATG TTAAAGAAACCGATCCTCTTGACTGGTCTGCAAGGGTGAGAGCCATAATGGGAACAGCATATTGTCTTCAGTACATGCATGATCTGAATCCTCCAGTGCCCCATTCCAGCTTGAATTCAAATGCCATATTTTTGACTGACGATTATGCTGCTAAG ATTACAGAGATTGATTTCTGGTCAGAACTAATAGCCAAGTCTAAGGACTCGAGGGATGATTTAGAAAATTCTGAGCTGCCGGCGCTTGCTGATCCTGAAACAAATATCTATAGTTTTGGGATTCTGTTACTAGAAATAATTTCTGGAAAGTCACCTTATTCAGAAGAACAAGGGTCTCTTCTGAACTGG GCGGAGCAATACCTTAAAGATAAGACAAATGTGAGCTCCTTGGTTGATCCAACACTcaagtctttcaaaaataatgagcttATGGCTATCTGTGTGGTAATTGAAGAATGCCTTGAAGAAAATATAAGGAAGAGACCAACGATAAGCGAAGTCATTGCAAAATTAAGGGAAACGATTGATATATCGCCTGATGCTGCAGTTCCAAGGCTTTCTCCCCTCTGGTGGGCTGAACTCGAGCTCTTATCTTCTGAGGCAGCTTAG
- the LOC101262464 gene encoding protein MALE DISCOVERER 2 isoform X2 produces MVLLAMGGRWNTYGFKLSYLALLIILYDVHGCSSLNSEGLALLGLRSKVDCDPYGVLANWNPDHCDPCMWFGVQCLEGKVQMLDLHGLSLEGTLAPELGNLTHLKSIVLSENNFFGAIPKEFGRLQRLEVLDLTDNNLSGRIPAEIGNLYALRSLLIRKNNLEGKIPFEIGKLRLLSELQFDEVLIPAAGGTCCLHRKFAHCICHGSLIPLKTIDSFIGPLKGTLLRYFTLFSRQLESGTLDNQTGYSSDNLPSSTRPHIIHTIQNQANIARRKLVEQSSNLAAVPANGGKPLGPIASVPRPRGSGSFRAVPNTQGTPPTPLPASQRQPEFQPKPNPMGQSSSVKQPTNRQAPPAQKSGDTWKYIVGGFGFFLLIAAVVVFLVYRSRAAKTIGPWKTGLSGQLQKAFVTGVPKLNRSELETACEDFSNIISSYDAYIIYKGTLSSGVEIAVASTTLTSLEDWSESSEMAFRKKIDTLSRVNHKNFVNLIGYCEEDEPFTRMMVFEYAPNGTLSEHLHVKETDPLDWSARVRAIMGTAYCLQYMHDLNPPVPHSSLNSNAIFLTDDYAAKITEIDFWSELIAKSKDSRDDLENSELPALADPETNIYSFGILLLEIISGKSPYSEEQGSLLNWAEQYLKDKTNVSSLVDPTLKSFKNNELMAICVVIEECLEENIRKRPTISEVIAKLRETIDISPDAAVPRLSPLWWAELELLSSEAA; encoded by the exons ATGGTTCTGCTAGCAATGGGTGGTAGATGGAATACTTATGGATTCAAGTTATCATATCTTGCACTTCTGATCATTCTTTATGACGTTCACGGATGTAGCTCACTCAATTCTGAAG GATTGGCATTGTTGGGACTACGATCAAAAGTTGATTGTGATCCATACGGAGTTCTTGCAAACTGGAATCCTGATCATTGTGACCCATGTATGTGGTTTGGAGTACAGTGTCTGGAGGGCAAAGTGCAAATGTT GGATCTTCATGGACTTTCTTTGGAAGGCACATTGGCACCAGAGCTTGGGAATCTCACTCACTTAAAATCAAT TGTGCTGtcagaaaacaatttttttggtgcCATTCCAAAAGAATTTGGACGACTTCAAAGGTTGGAAGTGCTTGACTTGACAGATAATAATTTGAGTGGGAGAATTCCAGCAGAAATAGGAAACCTGTATGCGCTAAGAAGCTT GTTGATTCGTAAAAACAACTTGGAAGGAAAAATTCCATTTGAAATTGGGAAGCTTCGTTTGCTCTCCGAATTGCAATTTGACGAAGTACTCATCCCTGCTGCTGGTGGAACATGCTGTTTACATAGAAAATTTGCACACTG CATCTGTCATGGCAGTCTGATACCATTAAAAACCATAGACTCCTTCATCGGACCACTTAAAGGGACACTTCTGCGTTATTTCACTCT GTTCTCCAGACAACTTGAAAGTGGCACATTGGATAATCAGACAGGGTATTCCTCTGACAACCTACCAA GTTCAACTAGGCCTCACATCATCCATACTATTCAGAACCAGGCGAATATCGCACGCCGCAAGTTAGTTGAACAATCCAGCAACCTTGCTGCTGTTCCTGCCAATGGTGGGAAACCTTTGGGTCCTATTGCTTCAGTGCCAAGACCCAGAGGTAGTGGGTCATTTCGTGCTGTGCCAAATACCCAGGGAACACCTCCTACACCCTTGCCTGCCTCGCAACGACAGCCTGAGTTTCAACCCAAACCAAATCCAATGGGACAGTCAAGTAGTGTTAAACAGCCAACTAATAGACAAGCCCCACCTGCTCAAAAATCTGGTGATACATGGAAGTATATAGTTGGAGGTTTTGGGTTTTTTCTGCTAATTGCTGCTGTAGTTGTGTTCTTAGTTTACAGAAGCAGAGCTGCAAAAACAATAGGCCCTTGGAAGACTGGGTTGAGTGGACAGCTGCAAAAAGCATTTGTCACAG GGGTCCCTAAGCTCAACAGGTCTGAGCTTGAAACAGCATGTGAGGATTTTAGCAATATAATTAGTAGTTATGATGCATATATAATCTACAAGGGAACTCTGTCTAGTGGAGTAGAGATTGCTGTTGCCTCGACTACTCTAACTTCTCTCGAAGATTGGTCTGAGAGTTCAGAAATGGCTTTCAGGAAGAAG ATTGATACACTTTCAAGAGTGAACCACAAAAATTTTGTTAATCTTATTGGATACTGTGAGGAGGATGAACCTTTCACTAGGATGATGGTCTTCGAGTATGCTCCAAATGGAACTCTTTCTGAGCATCTACATG TTAAAGAAACCGATCCTCTTGACTGGTCTGCAAGGGTGAGAGCCATAATGGGAACAGCATATTGTCTTCAGTACATGCATGATCTGAATCCTCCAGTGCCCCATTCCAGCTTGAATTCAAATGCCATATTTTTGACTGACGATTATGCTGCTAAG ATTACAGAGATTGATTTCTGGTCAGAACTAATAGCCAAGTCTAAGGACTCGAGGGATGATTTAGAAAATTCTGAGCTGCCGGCGCTTGCTGATCCTGAAACAAATATCTATAGTTTTGGGATTCTGTTACTAGAAATAATTTCTGGAAAGTCACCTTATTCAGAAGAACAAGGGTCTCTTCTGAACTGG GCGGAGCAATACCTTAAAGATAAGACAAATGTGAGCTCCTTGGTTGATCCAACACTcaagtctttcaaaaataatgagcttATGGCTATCTGTGTGGTAATTGAAGAATGCCTTGAAGAAAATATAAGGAAGAGACCAACGATAAGCGAAGTCATTGCAAAATTAAGGGAAACGATTGATATATCGCCTGATGCTGCAGTTCCAAGGCTTTCTCCCCTCTGGTGGGCTGAACTCGAGCTCTTATCTTCTGAGGCAGCTTAG